From the genome of Mastacembelus armatus chromosome 5, fMasArm1.2, whole genome shotgun sequence:
GTTCTCTCGCTCCTGCTTTGTTCCTTGACCTCCCCACTCTTCAGATACACACAGAACGGCATCCTGCACATGCTGGACCGCAACAAGCGCATCAAATCAAAGCCGGAGCGCTTTCAAAACTGCAAAGAGAAGTTTGACCTTGTCATCACCTGTGAGGAGAGAGTGTATGACCAAGTGCTGGAGGGTGAGGCTTCTCATAGTAATGTCTAATCGTTGAAGGGATGTAGTTGTTAACTTGTGTATCGGCATTTTTCAGCTGTGGGCCTGTACGATGACATTTTCACCCCATTAGCCACAGCACATTGGAGCTGTGGCACTTTTGGATTCAGAAACCTTCATTTTTTACTGTAACAATTCTAATTGGACAGCACTGTTTCATGTATTTTCCCAGATCTGAACTCAAGAGAGCAGGAAACTCTTCAGCCTGTGCACGTCATCAATGTAGACATCCAGGATAACCATGAGGAAGCCACGCTGGGTGCCTTCCTTATCTGTGAGCTGTGTcaatgtgtgagtgtttgctgACAGGGTTCTCTAAGCCTGTTGTACAGAAAACATGAGGGCAAGTAAGCCACCACAGAATGTGCTTTGCAGTTATTTAACAGCAGGCGTTCTGTGAAATAATCTCTTAGTGGTTTTGTAATGAAGCATTACACCGTAACCTTTGATTTTAATTGTGTTCTTTAAGCATATGTAATTTGTCAAGCAGATTTAGTGGTCACTTCATAAATATGCTGTGAGCAATATGAAAGGCTGCTGTAGATTCATAAATGATATATAGAGATTGATTTGAGTTCATTGGTGCAAATAACCTTTGTGTGCACACACGGGCTGTGTTTAATGTGCTTCCTCCTCCGCCCTGCAGATCCAGCACACTGACGACATGGAGAATGAAATCGATGAGCTCCTACAAGAATTTGAAGAGAAGAGCAACAGACCTTTCCTTCATACAGTCTGTTTCTACTGACGCACAATAGAAACTTGCAATAAACACAGGCCCAGAAGCAATCAAAGAACATTATATGGACACAGACACTTTATACCCCTCAGTCATCAGTAACAGTACATGTACATTATGTGCCTACACCTACacagcctgacacacacacacacacacacacacacacacacacacacacacactgttttggGCCAGGACCTAATAGGTGGCTGCTGTTTGGTGATGATGGGTTTTTCCTCTATGCCGAGGACGGACTCGCTGCTCTCACTCTGCCTTTATACCTTCAGATCAAGGTCAGGCCAAGGCCCTTTCTCCATCCCAGTCCAGTGAAATCACTCAACCATGTCTCCTCAGGGAGAGCCATAACATCCACACCCCCTTAGTCACACAACTGCTTTACAAGTCCCTCACATTGTTGTTCAGTACAGCATACTGAtgctgacttttttttcctctagaTGATATAAACTTGTAATTATTTCATGCATATATGTCAGATTTTTATGGCATGACCTAGGGACATGTATACTGGAGTCAGATAGGGAGGAGAATCaattgaatgtgtgtttttgtgtgaccATGTATTGTAGATTAGTTAGGATTAATTTAAATTGGGTGGGCATATAATGAATAACCAAACCCAG
Proteins encoded in this window:
- the ssu72 gene encoding RNA polymerase II subunit A C-terminal domain phosphatase SSU72 isoform X1, whose amino-acid sequence is MPSHPLRVAVVCSSNQNRSMEAHNILSKRGFDVRSFGTGSHVKLPGPAPDKPNVYDFKTTYEQMYNDLVRKDKELYTQNGILHMLDRNKRIKSKPERFQNCKEKFDLVITCEERVYDQVLEDLNSREQETLQPVHVINVDIQDNHEEATLGAFLICELCQCIQHTDDMENEIDELLQEFEEKSNRPFLHTVCFY
- the ssu72 gene encoding RNA polymerase II subunit A C-terminal domain phosphatase SSU72 isoform X2, coding for MPSHPLRVAVVCSSNQNRSMEAHNILSKRGFDVRSFGTGSHVKLPGPAPDKPNVYDFKTTYEQMYNDLVRKDKELYTQNGILHMLDRNKRIKSKPERFQNCKEKFDLVITCEERVYDQVLEDLNSREQETLQPVHVINVDIQDNHEEATLGAFLIYPAH